A window from Chryseobacterium vaccae encodes these proteins:
- a CDS encoding bacteriocin-like protein: MKNLKSLSKEAQKSIHGGGRIVCCDYNNQGKCILWIGPGQYCP; encoded by the coding sequence ATGAAAAATCTAAAATCATTAAGCAAAGAAGCCCAAAAATCTATTCATGGCGGCGGAAGAATTGTCTGCTGCGATTACAACAATCAGGGAAAATGTATCTTATGGATCGGGCCGGGACAGTATTGTCCTTAA
- a CDS encoding co-chaperone GroES, producing MSVNFKPLADRVLIEPIAAETKTASGIIIPDTAKEKPQEGTVVAVGPGKKDEPTTVQVGDKVLYGKYSGSELKLDGKDYLIVREADLLGIIG from the coding sequence ATGTCAGTAAACTTTAAACCATTGGCAGACAGAGTTCTTATCGAGCCGATTGCTGCAGAAACTAAAACAGCTTCAGGTATTATTATTCCGGACACTGCGAAAGAAAAACCGCAAGAAGGTACTGTAGTGGCAGTAGGTCCTGGTAAAAAAGATGAGCCTACAACTGTTCAGGTAGGTGACAAAGTTCTTTATGGAAAATATTCAGGTTCTGAATTAAAGCTAGACGGGAAGGATTATTTAATTGTAAGAGAGGCTGATCTACTAGGAATTATTGGATAA